A region of Vigna radiata var. radiata cultivar VC1973A chromosome 10, Vradiata_ver6, whole genome shotgun sequence DNA encodes the following proteins:
- the LOC106775691 gene encoding uncharacterized protein LOC106775691, producing MSLPHRSLEATFLAFVLLSFSLAAAAAAYSSIHELLRSHGLPAGLFPESVKSYNLDQRGRLEVNLDAPCLAKYETRVLFETVVRANLSFGQLKGLEGLSQEELFLWLPVKDIIVNDPSSGLILIDIGLAHKQLSLSLFEDPPVCRSQGLSLNIGGRKSIGFQDQR from the exons ATGTCTCTGCCACACAGATCTTTAGAGGCCACCTTTCTTGcttttgttcttctttctttctcacttgctgctgctgctgcagcATATTCTTCTATTCATGAGCTTCTCCGAAGCCATGGCCTACCAGCAGGGCTCTTCCCAGAGAGTGTAAAGTCATACAATTTAGACCAAAGGGGTCGTTTGGAGGTGAACCTGGATGCTCCTTGCCTCGCCAAGTACGAAACAAGAGTGCTCTTTGAAACGGTGGTTCGAGCTAATCTTAGTTTTGGTCAGCTCAAGGGTTTGGAGGGTCTTTCTCAGGAAGAGCTTTTCCTATGGTTACCTGTCAAGGATATCATCGTCAACGATCCATCTTCTGGTCTCATTCTCATTGATATTGGTCTTGCACATAAACagctctctctttctctctttgaaGATCCCCCAGTTTGTAGATCCCAAG GTCTTTCACTAAATATTGGGGGAAGGAAGAGCATTGGGTTTCAAGATCAGAGATGA
- the LOC106775688 gene encoding transcription factor DYT1 isoform X2, which produces MLSLHIPFPKTHPATPQMEYEDEDWLCVTMEEFSLATENGSSKQRIGRKRNYDDDTREFKSKNLETERRRREKLSSRLLMLRAVVPIITNMNKATIIEDAITYIEKLQDKVQSLSQELHQMETTSEETGDTKTDEIDAAQDMKDLGIQEEVRVAQIDGKKLWVKIIIEKRKGRFRKLMEALNNFSIELIDTNLTTTKGAFLISSCIQMNRGTIIVDAITYIEKLQDEVQNLSQQLHQMEATSEETTETKIDEVEAVEDMKNWGIQEEVTVAQIDENKFWVKIIIEKKRGSFSKLMETLNYFGIELMDTNLTTTKGAFLITSCIQGKNGERLEINQIKDVIQDIINDM; this is translated from the exons ATGCTCAGTTTACACATCCCTTTCCCCAAAACCCATCCTGCAACCCCACAAATGGAGTATGAAGATGAGGATTGGTTATGTGTAACTATGGAAGAGTTTTCTCTTGCTACTGAAAATGGTTCTAGCAAACAAAGGATAGGTCGAAAGAGGAACTATGATGATGACACCAGAGAATTCAAATCAAAAAACCTAGAGACAGAACGAAGGAGGAGGGAGAAGCTCAGTAGCAGACTCTTGATGCTTCGTGCTGTAGTGCCAATCATCACAAAT atGAACAAAGCCACAATTATTGAAGATGCCATCACCTACATTGAGAAGCTTCAAGACAAAGTCCAGAGTCTCAGTCAAGAGCTTCACCAAATGGAAACCACTTCAGAGGAAACAGGAGACACAAAAACAGATGAAATTGATGCTGCACAAGATATGAAGGATTTGGGAATACAG GAAGAAGTTAGAGTGGCACAAATAGACGGAAAGAAACTCTGGGTTAAGATCATCattgagaagagaaaaggaagattCAGAAAATTGATGGAAGCTCTCAATAATTTCAGCATTGAACTCATAGACACCAATCTCACAACCACAAAAGGAGCATTTCTTATTTCAAGCTGTATACAG atgaatAGAGGAACTATTATTGTAGATGCTATCACCTACATTGAGAAGCTGCAAGATGAAGTCCAGAATCTCAGTCAACAACTTCACCAAATGGAAGCAACTTCAGAGGAAACAACAGAGACAAAAATAGATGAAGTTGAAGCTGTGGAAGATATGAAGAATTGGGGGATACAG GAAGAGGTCACTGTGGCACAAATAGATGAGAATAAGTTCTGGGTCAAGATCATCattgagaaaaagagaggaagttTCAGCAAGCTGATGGAGACACTCAACTACTTTGGCATTGAGCTCATGGACACTAATCTGACTACCACAAAAGGAGCATTTCTGATTACAAGCTGCATACAG ggaaaaaatggagaaagacTTGAAATTAATCAAATCAAGGATGTGATACAAGATATTATCAATGACATGTAG
- the LOC106775688 gene encoding transcription factor ABORTED MICROSPORES isoform X1: MLSLHIPFPKTHPATPQMEYEDEDWLCVTMEEFSLATENGSSKQRIGRKRNYDDDTREFKSKNLETERRRREKLSSRLLMLRAVVPIITNMNKATIIEDAITYIEKLQDKVQSLSQELHQMETTSEETGDTKTDEIDAAQDMKDLGIQEEVRVAQIDGKKLWVKIIIEKRKGRFRKLMEALNNFSIELIDTNLTTTKGAFLISSCIQMNRGTIIVDAITYIEKLQDEVQNLSQQLHQMEATSEETTETKIDEVEAVEDMKNWGIQEEVTVAQIDENKFWVKIIIEKKRGSFSKLMETLNYFGIELMDTNLTTTKGAFLITSCIQVILRMIIIRLFFTTVISQIHKRLDEM; encoded by the exons ATGCTCAGTTTACACATCCCTTTCCCCAAAACCCATCCTGCAACCCCACAAATGGAGTATGAAGATGAGGATTGGTTATGTGTAACTATGGAAGAGTTTTCTCTTGCTACTGAAAATGGTTCTAGCAAACAAAGGATAGGTCGAAAGAGGAACTATGATGATGACACCAGAGAATTCAAATCAAAAAACCTAGAGACAGAACGAAGGAGGAGGGAGAAGCTCAGTAGCAGACTCTTGATGCTTCGTGCTGTAGTGCCAATCATCACAAAT atGAACAAAGCCACAATTATTGAAGATGCCATCACCTACATTGAGAAGCTTCAAGACAAAGTCCAGAGTCTCAGTCAAGAGCTTCACCAAATGGAAACCACTTCAGAGGAAACAGGAGACACAAAAACAGATGAAATTGATGCTGCACAAGATATGAAGGATTTGGGAATACAG GAAGAAGTTAGAGTGGCACAAATAGACGGAAAGAAACTCTGGGTTAAGATCATCattgagaagagaaaaggaagattCAGAAAATTGATGGAAGCTCTCAATAATTTCAGCATTGAACTCATAGACACCAATCTCACAACCACAAAAGGAGCATTTCTTATTTCAAGCTGTATACAG atgaatAGAGGAACTATTATTGTAGATGCTATCACCTACATTGAGAAGCTGCAAGATGAAGTCCAGAATCTCAGTCAACAACTTCACCAAATGGAAGCAACTTCAGAGGAAACAACAGAGACAAAAATAGATGAAGTTGAAGCTGTGGAAGATATGAAGAATTGGGGGATACAG GAAGAGGTCACTGTGGCACAAATAGATGAGAATAAGTTCTGGGTCAAGATCATCattgagaaaaagagaggaagttTCAGCAAGCTGATGGAGACACTCAACTACTTTGGCATTGAGCTCATGGACACTAATCTGACTACCACAAAAGGAGCATTTCTGATTACAAGCTGCATACAGGTGATTCTGAGAATGATAATAATAAGACTGTTCTTTACTACAGTtatttctcaaattcataaGAGACTTGATGAAATGTGA
- the LOC106774503 gene encoding (3S,6E)-nerolidol synthase 1, translating into MDFSDDIYIKQALVLKEVKHAFQKLVSEDSMESFYVIDIIQRLGIQHHFEEEIEAVLQKQLSVFSSHLNDFANGHELHELALQFRLLRQSGHHVAADVFDSLKSNKREFRAKYGEDVKSLIALQEATQLSIEGEDNLDDAGCLSRQLLHAWLKRHTEHHEAIYVANTLEDPLHYGLSRFRDTSVVLSDYYKTKKEWTCLEELAEINSCIVRTMNQKEIIQVYKWWKDVGMVKEEKFAMYQPLKWYIWPMACFTDPSFSDQRIELTKSISLIYIIDDIFDVHGTLDQLTIFRDAVNRWELGDTEELPDFMKMCLNVLFDMTNDFAERIYKRHGLNPIDTLKRSWVRLLNAFMEEAHWLRSGDLPRSEEYLNIGIVSTGVHVVLLHAFFLFDESVNMETVAVMDNFPQIVHSVAKILRLSDDLEGFKKEEVKGVDGSYLDCYMNEHKHISAEDVQKHVCHLISSEWKRLNGQILIQNQLPTSFTNFCLNAARMVPLMYHYTTNNPCLSILREQIKMMVNM; encoded by the exons ATGGATTTTTCT GATGATATTTACATCAAACAAGCTCTGGTTTTGAAGGAAGTTAAGCATGCATTCCAGAAACTTGTCAGTGAGGATTCCATGGAGAGTTTTTATGTCATTGACATTATCCAGAGGCTTGGCATCCAACACCATTTTGAAGAGGAAATTGAAGCCGTTCTTCAGAAGCAACTCTCCGTATTTAGCAGTCATCTCAATGATTTTGCCAATGGCCATGAACTTCATGAACTTGCACTTCAGTTCCGTTTACTTAGACAAAGTGGTCATCACGTTGCCGCAG ATGTATTTGACAGCTTGAAGAGTAATAAAAGAGAGTTCAGAGCTAAATATGGTGAAGATGTGAAGAGTCTGATTGCCCTGCAAGAGGCAACCCAGCTAAGTATCGAAGGAGAAGATAATCTTGATGATGCAGGTTGTCTGAGCCGTCAACTTCTTCATGCATGGTTGAAAAGACATACAGAACATCATGAAGCTATATATGTTGCTAACACTCTTGAGGATCCACTTCACTATGGCTTATCAAGATTCAGGGACACAAGTGTAGTTCTAAGTGATTATTACAAGACCAAGAAAGAATGGACATGCTTAGAGGAACTTGCTGAGATAAATTCCTGCATAGTTAGAACGATGAACCAGAAGGAAATCATTCAAGTTTACAA ATGGTGGAAAGATGTTGGAATGGTGAAAGAGGAGAAGTTCGCTATGTATCAACCTCTGAAATGGTACATTTGGCCCATGGCATGCTTCACAGATCCAAGCTTTTCAGATCAAAGAATTGAACTCACCAAATCCATCTCTCTAATCTACATTATCGATGATATCTTCGACGTTCATGGGACATTAGACCAACTTACTATATTTAGAGATGCTGTCAATAG ATGGGAATTGGGTGATACAGAGGAGCTTCCAGACTTCATGAAAATGTGTCTAAATGTTCTTTTCGACATGACCAATGATTTCGCCGAAAGGATCTACAAAAGACATGGATTAAACCCAATAGATACACTAAAAAGATCG TGGGTACGATTGTTGAATGCTTTCATGGAAGAGGCACATTGGTTGAGGAGTGGTGATTTGCCAAGGTCAGAGGAGTACTTGAATATTGGAATTGTGAGCACAGGAGTGCATGTGGTGCTTCTCCATGCATTCTTCCTCTTCGATGAGTCTGTAAATATGGAAACTGTTGCTGTCATGGATAACTTTCCCCAAATTGTTCACTCAGTGGCAAAAATTCTTCGTCTATCTGATGATTTGGAAGGGTTCAAG aaagaAGAAGTGAAGGGAGTTGATGGGTCATACCTTGATTGCTACATGAATGAGCACAAGCACATTTCAGCTGAAGATGTCCAAAAACATGTTTGCCACTTGATTTCATCTGAATGGAAACGTCTCAATGGACAAATTCTGATCCAAAATCAATTGCCAACATCATTTACCAATTTCTGCTTGAATGCTGCTAGAATGGTACCTTTGATGTATCATTACACCACCAATAATCCATGTCTTTCCATCCTCAGGGAACAAATCAAAATGATGGTCAATATGTAG